In one window of Streptomyces sp. NBC_01224 DNA:
- a CDS encoding N-acyl-D-amino-acid deacylase family protein, with amino-acid sequence MGRPLDLLLRGGTLVDGTGAPARDADIAVVDRRIAVLPAGTPAAAAETLNVTGQVIAPGFIDVHTHSDALAAPHGADGTAEPVDDLRLAPLLQGVTTEICGNCGTSLFPSLPERLPSLAEHLRVTFGLGPVRPAVDFDAFATGQDPALRRTHIASLVGHGTLRAGVMGFEARPPRPDELDTMCALLDQALGQGAAGLSTGLIYPPGTYADTEEIVALAGVAARHGKPYVTHLRDEMSQVETALEEALEIAVRSGAPLQISHHKTAGRHAWGATLRTLPRLEQARAEGVDVLCDVYPYTAGSTVLHAMLPPWTSEGGIGALLERLRRADTRERIRTDIAQGVKGWENTVGNGGWDLITVAAAQAHPEAEGRSIADLAAGRGVHPVDYACDLLLAEQGEVTIISHSMREDDVRRVLASPLSMIGSDGVPKPGRPHPRWAGSFARVLGHYGRDQQLIRLENAVHKMTGLPARRFGLTGRGVVRDGALADLVVLDPASVRDTATFDRPLLAPEGIDTVVVAGRVAVRGGCPTAARAGEVVRIR; translated from the coding sequence ATGGGCCGCCCACTGGATCTTCTGCTGCGCGGCGGCACACTCGTCGACGGAACCGGCGCACCTGCCAGGGACGCGGACATCGCGGTGGTGGACCGACGGATCGCCGTGCTTCCCGCCGGCACCCCGGCCGCGGCGGCAGAGACTCTGAATGTGACCGGTCAGGTCATCGCGCCCGGCTTCATCGATGTGCACACGCACTCCGACGCCCTCGCGGCACCCCACGGCGCCGACGGCACCGCGGAGCCGGTCGACGACCTTCGCCTCGCACCACTGCTGCAGGGCGTCACCACGGAGATCTGCGGCAACTGCGGGACGAGCCTGTTCCCTTCGCTGCCGGAACGGCTGCCTTCACTCGCCGAGCATCTCAGAGTGACGTTCGGGCTCGGACCTGTACGGCCCGCCGTGGACTTCGACGCATTCGCCACCGGACAGGACCCTGCCCTGCGCCGCACCCACATCGCCTCGTTGGTCGGCCACGGCACGCTGCGCGCAGGGGTGATGGGCTTCGAGGCCCGCCCGCCCCGGCCCGACGAGCTGGACACCATGTGCGCGCTGCTCGACCAGGCGCTCGGCCAGGGTGCGGCCGGCCTGTCCACGGGGCTGATCTACCCGCCGGGCACCTACGCCGACACCGAGGAGATCGTCGCGCTGGCCGGAGTCGCCGCGCGTCATGGCAAGCCCTACGTCACCCATCTGCGCGACGAGATGTCACAGGTGGAGACCGCCCTGGAAGAAGCCCTGGAGATCGCGGTGCGCTCCGGCGCCCCGCTGCAGATCTCCCACCACAAGACCGCGGGCCGGCACGCCTGGGGCGCCACGCTGCGCACCCTGCCCCGGCTGGAACAGGCCCGCGCCGAAGGCGTGGACGTGCTGTGCGACGTCTACCCGTACACCGCGGGCAGCACCGTTCTGCACGCCATGCTGCCACCGTGGACGAGCGAGGGCGGCATCGGTGCCCTGCTGGAACGGCTGCGCCGGGCCGATACGCGTGAGCGGATCCGGACGGACATCGCTCAGGGCGTCAAGGGGTGGGAGAACACCGTGGGCAACGGTGGCTGGGACCTCATCACCGTGGCCGCCGCGCAGGCGCACCCGGAGGCCGAGGGACGCAGCATCGCCGACCTCGCCGCCGGGCGCGGCGTCCACCCGGTCGACTACGCGTGCGACCTGCTGCTGGCCGAGCAGGGCGAGGTGACCATCATCAGCCATTCCATGCGCGAGGACGACGTCCGGCGGGTGCTCGCCAGCCCGCTGTCGATGATCGGCTCGGACGGAGTCCCCAAACCCGGTCGCCCGCACCCTCGTTGGGCGGGAAGTTTCGCCCGCGTACTCGGCCATTACGGCCGCGACCAGCAACTGATCCGGCTGGAGAACGCGGTGCACAAGATGACCGGTCTGCCGGCCCGGCGGTTCGGGCTCACCGGCCGCGGCGTGGTCCGCGACGGCGCCCTCGCCGATCTGGTCGTCCTCGACCCGGCGTCGGTACGTGACACCGCCACCTTCGACCGACCGCTGCTGGCCCCCGAAGGCATCGATACCGTCGTGGTGGCGGGGCGGGTCGCGGTCAGGGGCGGCTGCCCGACCGCGGCGCGGGCGGGAGAAGTGGTGAGGATCCGATGA
- a CDS encoding amino acid ABC transporter ATP-binding protein has protein sequence MNEVILRARGVRKRFGDTEVLKGIDLDVRSGEVLCVIGPSGSGKSTLLRCFNHLEQIDAGRVWMDGELIGYEQHGPSGRVLRERRPRDIRRQRERIGMVFQRFHLFPHRTAVQNVMEGPVAVKGLSRAQAEKQARELLDHVGLADRADHYPGQLSGGQQQRVAIARALAMEPALMLFDEPTSALDPELVGEVLGVMRDLARSGMTMVVVTHEMGFAREVADRVLFMDQGAVVEAGSPELVFTEPRHERTRAFLSTVL, from the coding sequence ATGAACGAGGTGATCCTCAGGGCCCGTGGGGTCCGTAAACGATTCGGTGACACCGAGGTGCTGAAGGGCATCGATCTCGATGTCCGCAGCGGTGAGGTGCTGTGTGTCATAGGCCCTTCCGGGTCCGGGAAGTCGACGCTGCTGCGCTGCTTCAATCACCTCGAGCAGATCGACGCGGGACGGGTGTGGATGGACGGTGAGCTGATCGGCTACGAGCAGCACGGCCCGTCCGGGCGTGTCCTGCGCGAGCGGCGCCCGCGTGACATCCGACGGCAGCGGGAGCGGATCGGCATGGTGTTCCAGCGGTTCCACCTGTTCCCGCACCGCACAGCGGTGCAGAACGTGATGGAGGGGCCGGTCGCCGTCAAGGGCCTCTCCCGTGCGCAGGCCGAGAAGCAGGCCCGGGAGCTGCTGGATCACGTCGGTCTCGCGGACCGGGCGGACCACTACCCGGGGCAGTTGTCCGGCGGGCAGCAGCAGCGCGTGGCGATCGCCCGGGCACTGGCCATGGAGCCGGCACTCATGCTCTTCGACGAACCCACCTCCGCTCTCGATCCCGAGCTCGTCGGCGAGGTCCTGGGCGTCATGCGAGACCTGGCCCGCAGCGGTATGACGATGGTCGTGGTCACTCACGAAATGGGCTTCGCCCGCGAGGTCGCCGACCGTGTCCTGTTCATGGATCAGGGTGCCGTCGTCGAAGCCGGGAGCCCGGAGCTTGTGTTCACCGAACCGCGGCACGAGCGCACGCGGGCCTTCCTGTCGACGGTGCTGTGA
- a CDS encoding Lrp/AsnC family transcriptional regulator gives MSTLGGSPLDDTDRQIIAALQADGRRPYSQIAEELDIPASSVRYRVQRMEENGTLQIVGIANPLTIGFDRFAMVGIRVRPGSAQEVCRRLRELPETSYVIMTAGTYDVMAEVICRDTDHFTDLMNRRLHHIDGVVSTDSFFVLEVHKLAYGWGVGEVDTSLLDAPQPPLSAGLDQRA, from the coding sequence ATGAGCACGCTGGGTGGCAGCCCCCTGGACGACACCGACCGTCAGATCATCGCCGCACTTCAAGCGGACGGCCGCCGCCCGTACAGCCAGATCGCCGAGGAACTGGACATTCCGGCCTCCTCCGTGCGTTACCGCGTTCAGCGCATGGAGGAGAACGGCACCCTCCAGATCGTCGGTATCGCCAACCCGCTGACCATCGGCTTCGACCGGTTCGCCATGGTCGGCATCCGGGTCAGGCCGGGCAGCGCCCAGGAGGTCTGCCGACGGCTGAGGGAGTTGCCCGAGACCTCCTACGTCATCATGACTGCGGGTACCTACGACGTGATGGCGGAAGTGATCTGCCGGGACACCGATCACTTCACCGACCTGATGAACCGCAGGCTGCATCACATCGACGGAGTCGTCTCGACCGACTCGTTCTTCGTACTGGAAGTGCACAAGCTGGCGTACGGCTGGGGCGTCGGCGAGGTGGACACCTCGCTGCTCGACGCCCCGCAGCCACCGCTCAGCGCCGGTCTCGACCAGCGCGCCTGA
- a CDS encoding LysR family transcriptional regulator → MLNSARLLVLLEIARTGTIVAAAQALHLSPSAVSHQLARLEQELAVALVERQPQSLRLTAAGARLAEHAQAVADLMAVAQDDLRAHSEGDAGVLRLGFFASSGLELLPRALSAFAAERPQVELELILGQPHELVPDLEAGRLDAAVVFEHPLDPWCRQAAVDVEMFFDEPQLVVLPLRHRLGRRTAVRLAALEGESWIGTHGGHTGEPVLERACAAEGFRPRVRCRSDHYQVTINLARAGMGIALVPALGLGDTTGVHVCRLDHPRLHRRIGVATRPTNRNPLLRIFLAELRSAAEEIRSLLEMQWS, encoded by the coding sequence ATGCTGAACAGTGCCCGACTGCTCGTCCTGCTGGAAATCGCCCGCACCGGCACCATCGTGGCCGCGGCCCAGGCGCTGCATCTGAGCCCGTCCGCCGTCTCGCATCAACTCGCCAGGCTGGAGCAGGAACTCGCGGTGGCCTTGGTGGAACGTCAGCCGCAGAGCCTGCGGCTGACAGCGGCCGGTGCGCGGCTGGCCGAGCACGCACAGGCTGTCGCCGACCTGATGGCCGTCGCGCAGGACGATCTGCGGGCGCACTCCGAAGGCGACGCCGGGGTACTGCGGCTGGGCTTCTTCGCCTCCTCGGGCCTGGAGCTGCTCCCTCGCGCGCTGTCCGCCTTCGCGGCCGAACGGCCCCAGGTCGAGCTGGAGCTGATCCTGGGGCAGCCGCACGAGCTGGTTCCCGATCTCGAGGCGGGCCGGCTGGATGCGGCGGTCGTCTTCGAACATCCGTTGGACCCCTGGTGCCGGCAGGCGGCCGTGGACGTGGAGATGTTCTTCGACGAGCCGCAGCTGGTGGTCCTCCCGTTGCGGCACCGCCTCGGTCGGCGCACCGCCGTCCGGCTCGCCGCTCTGGAGGGGGAGAGCTGGATCGGTACGCACGGTGGCCACACCGGCGAACCGGTCCTGGAACGCGCATGTGCGGCCGAGGGGTTCCGGCCGCGGGTCCGCTGCCGCAGCGATCACTACCAGGTCACGATCAACCTGGCCCGCGCGGGCATGGGTATCGCGCTCGTCCCGGCCCTCGGGCTCGGCGACACCACGGGTGTGCACGTCTGCCGGCTGGACCATCCCCGACTGCACCGGCGGATCGGGGTCGCCACTCGGCCCACCAACCGCAACCCGCTGCTGCGGATCTTCCTCGCGGAGCTGCGGTCGGCCGCCGAGGAGATCCGGTCGCTGCTGGAGATGCAGTGGTCCTGA
- a CDS encoding serine hydrolase — MSLAQVAAAARRSAALPLTLAVAAVDIDGGETVGVHDRIVLPVASASKLLLLAEVSRRLDTGELLADRPVEVLDEDMADGTGLLRRMSRRGWTVEDLAWLTASVSDNTATNALLRLVGHESTARLAEELGLDRLTLHDKVRDIRGPDVPPVFATGTARDLARLVTHAVRGTMSSPAASARLLEWMRANSDHGLVPALVDHDPYAPGFPNPLPDGLLVANKTGTDTGVRADAGVIVGARRLAYAVVAHWDPALGPSTQRAAVHAIRDVGRTLAACARRRAAG, encoded by the coding sequence ATGAGTCTGGCCCAAGTGGCCGCGGCGGCGCGACGCTCGGCAGCGCTGCCGCTCACCCTGGCCGTCGCCGCCGTCGACATCGACGGCGGCGAGACGGTGGGGGTCCACGACCGCATCGTGCTGCCGGTCGCGTCCGCCTCGAAGCTGCTGCTGCTCGCCGAGGTCTCACGCCGACTGGACACCGGTGAGCTGCTCGCCGACCGGCCCGTCGAAGTCCTGGACGAGGACATGGCGGACGGCACCGGGCTGCTGCGCCGGATGAGCAGGCGCGGCTGGACCGTCGAGGATCTGGCCTGGCTGACCGCTTCGGTCAGCGACAACACCGCCACCAACGCGCTGCTGCGCCTGGTGGGGCACGAGTCCACGGCCCGGCTGGCGGAGGAACTCGGGCTCGACCGCCTCACACTGCACGACAAGGTCCGTGACATCCGGGGCCCTGATGTGCCGCCCGTCTTCGCCACCGGCACCGCCCGGGACCTGGCACGGCTGGTGACACATGCGGTACGCGGCACGATGAGCTCCCCGGCAGCCTCCGCACGGCTGCTCGAGTGGATGCGCGCCAACTCCGACCACGGTCTGGTCCCCGCCCTGGTGGATCACGACCCGTACGCCCCCGGCTTCCCGAACCCCTTGCCCGACGGGCTTCTGGTGGCCAACAAGACCGGTACCGACACCGGGGTCCGCGCCGATGCCGGTGTCATCGTCGGTGCGCGCCGGCTGGCGTACGCGGTGGTGGCACACTGGGACCCGGCGCTGGGCCCCAGCACGCAGCGGGCCGCGGTGCACGCCATCCGGGACGTCGGCCGCACCCTCGCGGCCTGTGCCCGACGCCGCGCCGCCGGATGA
- a CDS encoding amino acid ABC transporter permease, protein MSHRKMPGAALGAAPAAATTNATTPEEDLSLQVTRRPRPGRWLAVLAAALFAVWLAYTVIVNPNLHWDIVAKYQFDGVILKGLGVTIQLTLVSMALGIAIGVLVAVMQLSDSPVLRLTAGAYTWFFRGTPLLVQLIFWFNLALLFPVISIGVPFDGPKLISWQSNQVITGFVAALLGLSINEGAYMAEIVRAGIQSVDPGQREAGASIGMSNRQILSRIILPQAMRVIIPPFGNQFISMLKTTSLVSVIAGADLMTVSQHLYLANFEVVALLLVASLWYLVLTTIASIGQHAVERRYSPGAAPPLRRRVLANLVPGRDRKEAAA, encoded by the coding sequence ATGAGCCACCGGAAAATGCCCGGCGCCGCCCTCGGTGCGGCACCGGCAGCCGCCACAACGAATGCGACAACGCCGGAGGAGGACCTCTCCCTCCAGGTGACCCGGCGCCCCCGTCCCGGGCGCTGGCTGGCGGTCCTCGCCGCCGCACTGTTCGCGGTGTGGCTCGCCTACACCGTCATCGTCAATCCCAACCTGCACTGGGACATCGTCGCCAAGTACCAGTTCGACGGCGTGATCCTCAAGGGTCTCGGGGTGACCATTCAGCTCACGCTCGTCTCGATGGCTCTCGGCATCGCCATCGGGGTACTCGTCGCGGTGATGCAGCTCTCCGACAGCCCGGTCCTGCGTCTCACCGCCGGTGCCTACACCTGGTTCTTCCGGGGCACCCCGCTGCTGGTCCAGCTCATCTTCTGGTTCAACCTGGCCCTGCTCTTCCCGGTGATCAGCATCGGTGTCCCGTTCGACGGCCCGAAACTCATCAGCTGGCAGTCCAACCAGGTCATCACCGGCTTCGTGGCGGCCCTGCTCGGCCTCTCCATCAACGAGGGCGCCTACATGGCCGAGATCGTGCGGGCCGGCATTCAGAGCGTGGACCCCGGCCAGCGCGAGGCGGGTGCGTCCATCGGCATGTCGAACCGTCAGATCCTGTCCCGGATCATCCTTCCGCAGGCGATGAGAGTCATCATCCCGCCGTTCGGCAACCAGTTCATCTCCATGCTCAAGACGACCTCGCTGGTCTCGGTCATCGCGGGCGCCGATCTGATGACCGTCTCCCAGCACCTCTACCTCGCCAATTTCGAGGTGGTGGCGCTGCTGCTGGTGGCTTCCCTCTGGTACCTGGTGCTCACCACGATCGCGAGCATCGGCCAGCATGCCGTCGAACGCCGCTACAGCCCGGGCGCCGCCCCACCGTTGCGTCGCAGGGTCCTGGCGAATCTCGTACCCGGGCGTGACAGGAAGGAGGCAGCGGCATGA
- a CDS encoding ABC transporter substrate-binding protein, which produces MNRPRSLRCLAALAVVALAATACGRSGQGDTPSGSSSQAAAGRTAAELLPAQYRQKGVLRVATAVGYPPMEMYEPGTTRLTGVDPDLAEAIAERLKLKLELTNAAFDGLIPGLESGRFDLVMSSMTDSAQRRRAVDFVDYFRTGGVIMTKKGNPQGIKSLTDLCGKTVVLAKGSSNLHIGEEQNARCKEKMRISQSEDAPTGLLQLDSGRAVATIVDYPVARMFTKKSSAYEVLPTQYGTAPWGIAAAKSQGGLRDAVHKALQELIDNGDYKKILDTWGVGGSAVPEATVNDGQ; this is translated from the coding sequence ATGAATCGTCCCCGTTCTCTGCGCTGTCTGGCAGCCCTGGCAGTAGTGGCTCTCGCGGCCACCGCGTGTGGCCGCTCCGGCCAGGGTGACACCCCGTCCGGCAGTTCCTCGCAGGCCGCCGCCGGCCGGACCGCAGCCGAGCTGCTCCCCGCGCAGTACCGGCAGAAGGGTGTGCTCCGGGTGGCCACCGCGGTGGGATACCCGCCGATGGAGATGTACGAGCCCGGGACCACCCGGCTCACAGGTGTCGACCCCGACCTGGCCGAGGCCATCGCCGAGCGGCTCAAGCTGAAGCTCGAACTCACCAATGCCGCCTTCGACGGGCTGATCCCCGGCCTGGAGTCCGGACGCTTCGACCTGGTCATGTCGTCCATGACGGACAGTGCCCAGCGGCGCCGGGCGGTCGACTTCGTCGACTACTTCCGCACCGGCGGCGTCATCATGACGAAGAAGGGCAACCCGCAGGGCATCAAGTCCCTCACGGACCTGTGCGGAAAGACCGTCGTCCTCGCCAAGGGCAGCTCGAACCTCCACATCGGCGAAGAACAGAACGCCAGGTGCAAGGAGAAGATGCGGATCTCGCAGAGCGAGGACGCGCCGACCGGGCTGCTGCAGCTGGACAGCGGACGCGCAGTCGCGACCATCGTCGACTATCCCGTCGCCAGGATGTTCACAAAGAAGAGCAGCGCTTACGAGGTTCTGCCGACACAGTACGGCACCGCCCCCTGGGGCATCGCGGCCGCGAAGAGCCAGGGCGGGTTGCGCGATGCCGTCCACAAGGCCCTGCAGGAACTGATCGACAACGGCGATTACAAGAAGATCCTCGACACCTGGGGAGTCGGCGGCAGCGCCGTGCCCGAGGCCACCGTGAACGACGGGCAGTGA